GGTCACGAGGCGGGTGTCGGGGAGGCCGCACTCGGTACAGGTGACGTACTCGTCGACGTACTCGTCGATGGCGGCCTGGAAGTCCGCGACGGTGAACGAGCCGTTGTAGCGCGCGCGGTCGCCGTTGAACTGGCCGTTGGTCCCGAGTTCGCGCTGGACGTTCCGGTGGACGTGCTCGGCGTCGCGGCCGAGGGCGTCGGCGATCTCGCCGAGGTTCGTCAGCCGGGTGAACGCCCCGTCGGTCTCGCCCGCGGGATCGGGGACGTCGAGGCGGGACTCCTCTTCGTTTCGCTCCGGGAGCGCGTCGATCGCTCTGTCGAGAGAATCAGCGTAGTTCATACCACACAGAACCGCCGGGGATGTATAGCCGTTCCGTGTGTCGCGTTCGCGAGCGACAATCGACGCTACTCGTCGCCCGGCGAGATGACGACGAGATTCGACTCGTCGACGAGGTTCGCCAGCCGGTCGGTCGCGCGCGGTTCGAACTGGCGCTGGCAGCGCTGCGTCCAGGAGTCAGTCCCGGAATCGAGGTCGGCCGACCGCGGCTCCGGTGCCGCTCCGGAGGCGGCCCCCGGTGAGGTCGTCGTCGACGGTTCGGGCGTCGTCGACGGCGCGTCGGCCGTCGAGGCGGCGGACGGACGCGTCTCGGTGTCGTCTTCGGTCGGTCGATCGGTGCGGTTCGGGCGTGCGTGTTCGACGTTCGTGCTCACAGGCGGTGGGATCGGATCGGGCGGTCGTACGGCGGTACACGTCTCGGAGAAGGATTACTCGTGTACGCGTACGACGGGCATACGACGACCGACGCCCCAGTATATAATAAATGTTTATGATCTACTCGCCGGCGCGCTCGCGGGCTGCGGCGACGACAAGCGGCAGCGTGACGGTGGCGTCGGCGACGACGGTGACGTTCCGGGCGGACTTCTCCAGTTTGCCCCACGATCGGGCCTCGTCGAGCGTCGCGCCCGAGAGGCCGCCGGTCCGGTGGGAGTCCATCGTTAGCTGGACCGCGTAGTCGTAGGCGTCCGGGATGGTCAGCATCGTCTGGAGGACGTAGTTCTTCGGGACGCCGCCGCCGACGAGCATCGCGCCCGCGCGTTCGGCCTCGAACGCGAGGTCCGAGAGGTGGGTCATATCTTCGAGGGCGTTCAGGCCGAACTCGGAGGTCTGCGAGTAGATCCACGCCTGGATCCCCAGCACCGAGTCCTGGATCGCCGGGCAGTAGATCGGCACGTCGTGCTCGTAGGCGGCCGCGGCGATGCCGGCGTCCTCCTCGACGTCGCGCTCGCGGTTCTGCTCGGCGTTCGCCCGGCCGAGTTCGGCGGTGAACTCCTGGATCGAGACGCGGCGCTCGACGGCCGGAAAGACGTTGTCGCGGAGGTGCGACTCGA
This is a stretch of genomic DNA from Halobellus sp. MBLA0158. It encodes these proteins:
- a CDS encoding translation initiation factor IF-2 subunit beta; this encodes MNYADSLDRAIDALPERNEEESRLDVPDPAGETDGAFTRLTNLGEIADALGRDAEHVHRNVQRELGTNGQFNGDRARYNGSFTVADFQAAIDEYVDEYVTCTECGLPDTRLVTEDGVDMLRCEACGAFRPVAKRAAKTQSSSGPAVEEGTTYELEITGTGRKGDGVAEKGKYTIFVSGAQEGQTVRALIERTSGTLAFARVV